A genomic window from Montipora capricornis isolate CH-2021 chromosome 8, ASM3666992v2, whole genome shotgun sequence includes:
- the LOC138059475 gene encoding protein Tob1-like, giving the protein MEVELQVAVNFLIGYLVNKLPRRRVQLFGEEVVKRLTKKFEGHWYPEKPSKGSGYRCLLITDNLDPVLSSAAKESGLCLQDVKANLPQKLCLWIDPQEVSFRIGEQGPVKTIYKEEKKAEEICDETARWVNLLNGHNRGMPNTISPVPFRSHSPPRLMADRSSPIFSPPSTSSPSSYSSPFTYNSWSTADESSLYKFRAKRTSPTSMSANAKEFSYRSPKETFAQSYSQARSGLESTRSSFISSPVFDWFNYNELGNFNPAPQLPILA; this is encoded by the exons ATGGAGGTTGAACTTCAAGTCGCTGTTAACTTTTTAATCGGATACTTAGTGAACAAACTCCCAAGAAGACGTGTACAGCTCTTTGGCGAAGAAGTAGTCAAACGGTTAACAAAGAAATTCGAAGGCCATTGGTATCCCGAAAAACCCTCAAAAGGAAGCGGATATCGCTGTCTTCTCATCACCGATAACTTAGATCCTGTACTCAGTTCGGCTGCCAAAGAGAGTGGACTTTGTCTTCAAGATGTTAAAGCCAATTTACCACAAAAACTTTGTTTGTGGATCGATCCACAAGAGGTCTCTTTCAGAATTG GCGAACAAGGGCCTGTGAAGACAATttataaagaagaaaagaaagctgAAGAAATTTGCGACGAAACCGCTCGTTGGGTGAATCTTTTAAACGGCCACAACAGAGGAATGCCGAACACTATTAGCCCAGTTCCATTTAGAAGTCATAGTCCTCCCAGATTGATGGCTGATCGCTCTTCACCCATCTTCTCTCCTCCATCAACTTCGTCACCTTCTTCATACAGTTCACCATTCACATACAACAGTTGGAGCACAGCAGACGAATCTTCTCTCTATAAATTTCGCGCAAAGAGAACATCCCCTACATCTATGTCAGCCAACGCCAAGGAGTTCAGCTATCGTAGTCCGAAAGAAACCTTCGCTCAGAGTTATTCACAAGCAAGGAGTGGGCTGGAATCCACTCGAAGCTCTTTTATATCTTCTCCAGTTTTTGACTGGTTTAACTACAATGAATTAGGAAATTTTAACCCGGCTCCACAGTTACCAATATTGGCttga